CTTGAGGAAACTAATCAAAACCCAACCACTGAGCTTTCGTGGGAATGGAAACATCAAGTTAAAAGTTTGTATGCTTGGCAGTGTCTGTGGTCCACATGTTGGTAAAGGACATGCTGTCCAGGCTGTTGAGGAATGAGTCGTTGTCTAGTGAAATCATCTCATCAGCATTGTCCTGTGTAAAGATGTGCATTAGATACAATACACACTGATATACTCAGTTGATAAGACATACCACAGCTATTTTTCACAGTTCAAAATTGCTTAAAATTTGGCTCAGGGAagatacacatacaaataagaAAGATTATCACACAGATAATATTCCTCCTtataggaaagaaaaatgctcAATAACAAATGCCTATGACTATGTTTCTGGAATAAAAAAGCAAAGCCACAATTACCTTTTCACAATTAAAAGACGTACTTCAGATTTTGTTCCAaggaggtgggaggggaggtagagtattggtattttacgccaaGCAAGAAAGTAAGGCTATATAATGACAAAGCACTTGTAAACAGGtttcacatgcagaaaaaaaaagcatgccaGAGACAAGATATGAACCCAGGGCATCCAATCTTGACAGTATTGGATGTTGAGTAGAAAGGTGGGGATGAGGAAATGTCAAAACACTTTCCAGTTAATAACAGTTAAGGGTcctattttaagaaaacaaacaaataaaaaaacttcaaaaataccTTTGGAATATCAGCATGCCCATTAATGTAGCTCAAGGTGACACTGTCATCCCAATAGCTGGAAAGATCTATCTTTGATCCAGAAGACATTTTACCCCGTCGTCGAAACAGAAAGCCAATCAAGACAACTGTAAAAACATAAGACAGTCAAGATaacaagataacaaaaatacagacattgcaaagataaaagacaaaattgtgaaaaaaaatcttaatacgCATCTAGTTATATCTCACTGATTTGACAAGCATTTATTCTTTCCGAGAAACACAATCTTTAAGTTCTGGATTATTGTGAAGCATGTTTTACAATGTTGAAGAAGTTTGTGGTTTGTTCCAGTGGTAAAGAAGTTTTTAATCTTGAAAGATACATCAGGAGTTATCATAAGACAAATGAGATATTTTTAAGGCACtcagaaaagtaaatgaaaaactCAGTTTAGCACAATGTTTaactaaaacacaaaatacaaataatctCCCACTCTGCCATATGCTCAGTTTGGATAGATGTAACCGCTGAAATAAGATTGTGATGCTCACTACATGCATTAAAatttcatgtaaataaaacatgcttGAAAGAAGCATTCATAGAAAGGTAATGGCAACTATAAAAAGACTAACAAAAATTCTTACCAAGCAGCAGAACCAAAGCTGCAGCCCCACATACCACTCCTATGATGACCTTTAGTCGTACACCATCATCAAGCCCTTCGTTAACCTCTTCACAGTCATCCCCTCCTTGTGCACAAGACAGGTTACCAGGTGGCAAACTGGTTATCAGAGATGCAGATGATGGCCAGTCAGCGGGAGTGGTTTCCTCTGCTCTGGAAGGTATTATATGCTCTGATGATGAGCTTATCACCACAGTGGCATTAATGTCCAAAAGTTTGCTTGTCCAGTGCACAGACATCGGGGAAGATAAGAACCTACTGAAATTGTCACTTGTCTGAGATGTCAAATCAGATACTTTATATACAGGTGAAGGTGTCCtgagcaatgatgatgatgaaagtgtCAGTATTTGATAAGAACTCTCAATACTCTCAAGAATACTGTCAGAGCTTGACACAATATCTGTTGGAGAAGCAATGTTAAATACTTTGGCTGGAGTTTCAAAGGGTGGTAAACCACTGGTCTCATACAGACTAGGACTTATCCATCGTGGAGTGTCTGCAACTGAATCAATGAAGCTGGCTGACACTGGAAAAAGAGTTTTCTCAGAGGAttctaaataaaattctttcgtCAAACTTAAAGTGAATGTTGTACTTTGAGAAGCTGCATCTGGAAAATCTGAGGCTGGTGTGTTTATTAAACTGTCTAGGGAGGGACCCACATGCGAAAAGTGAGTCTGGGCTGTTGGGTTGAATttgtcaacaaagaaaacatcaggGAGCAGGCTTGATTGCAAGACTAAGGTTGGTGACAGTTCCTCTTCATGCTGAGCAGACTGCAGAGTTTGAGCTGCACTGTTGAGGGCCAGTTGAGGGTGACATGCAGCCCACAGCAATAAATTTATGAACAAGAGTTTGAGGTTTAACTGGATCTGACCTgggaaaaaatatgaagacatGTAAGCTTTTAACCacattttatcttaaaatttatcaatacagcttttatttcagatacagcctttatttttagtaaatgCTTTTGGGTGTTTGTGGACTGAAAAATAAACGTTTTTCTAGAATGTCCTTGAGAATACTGTCACTGCTTTTTtctacaagaaatataaactaaATGAGGAATTATTGAGAGAGCAGACTGCTTTATTTATAGCctaaaagaatgcaaaaatctCTATACTTATGAGTTATAAACAATCACTTTATTCTTCTCATTTATTTATcccaaagagaaaataattctgCAATCATTCTATTAGCTTATACATGTTTCATAATAgagaaaatgttctttcaaaCAGGGCTAAATTAGCTACTTCTCTGGATGCTTCTTTTGTTGAGTAAGAAGGATGGAGATAGCTCAGTGTATTCTTAGCATGTCTGTCTTGGCTTACTTACCAAGTGAGTAGTGTAGTAATAGATCTGTCTATAGTGGTCTCCAGctaacaaatatttcaacagcTGGAGGTATACGTCTCATATTTGTAAGGCTTAATCATAGATGAAATGATCTGACAATGGCTggtgttatttttaaaacaaactgaaagagTCTGAGCCTCTAGACCTACCTTGTGCAGCAAAGCCCACAAGATCAAAACAAGTGCAATCCATATGATGACCAGCCTTCTTCTCTCTTGGCTGCCTTGCTAAACGCTCTGcaaaagagaaggaaacagTTTAAAGATAAAGGATGCAGTCCTTGGTGAAGTGTGCGCTGCTAGGAGGAGATTAGAAATGATCTGATCTATGATAACAGAAAGCATACACATCATTGAAATGCCTGTGTTGTTAATCCTGGTGTGCTCTTCTCTACTTACAAGATCAGGCTGACCCAGACATATTTATGCAGCTAGATTCAGGTTCCCTGTAAATAACGGTACATTACAGGATAAAGATATTGCAAGCAGCTATCTTTATTCCTCATTATAGAAacacataattatttcttaaaaattaagCCATTTATAGAAGAACCCCTTAAATCTATGTCTAGATAAAACAAGGcagatgttaaaaaatacaatttaaacaTGCTAGTTTTATTCTCTGGGTTAGCACATTCTCCTGattattttagaaaactttttttaaatgtaatttttaaagaatattaattAGGATAATTATATGATCAACCGTGAGCTATTAATGCACATAAGTACAAAATAACTTCTGAATGAGTGTggtaaaaagatataaaagctGTCAAACTAAACAGCACGTCATGTCACCTGACGACATGGCGAATATTATTGAGGTAAGAAGTTAAAGAGTTGCACTCTTGACTCTGTAATGCTTGTAGTTTGTAGTTTTCcatctacatttaattttccactctctctctctcctgcacaTATTCTTGAAATACAAATACAGGTAGacatctcttctctctctgctctctTCTGCCAGCTGCTTTCTTCCTGTTACAAGTCTGTTTGTACAGTGTGATGGAATGTCAGTTTATTACAGGCCTACTGTTCATCCACTTTTGTCAAACATCAATGCATTACTTTCCTACAATACCACTGAAGGTCTTTGTTAGCGCAGGTGTGGAACTTTAGAATGTGGAGAGGGGGAGTTCTAAGTAAGTATGTTTACCAATCACTGAACCTCTCTTCCCATCCATGCTTCCCTCTCTATCACACTGATATTTTCTCACACTctcaaaggaaacaaacaaataaatgatcCTGCTGTTAAATACATGTGTGTACGTGGTATAATAACCTCTCACATATAGATCTGGTCATATCTGAGATGAATTATTCACAATAAATGATGTGTACATTCATTTATGTATGGAAgaaatatgtatacatgcaaaCACCCCTCCCACCTAAGGtttcaatgtttttaataatCAAGTTCCATTAAAATCATCTTATTTAACTTACAAAAAACTGCCATGTAGTCTTTAACCTAATCTGAATATTAATAACATGCTTAAAGacatctaaaataaaatgtaattattatattaagcagggcttctgctaaggctaaattctttggggtcccagggaccccttcttcagatttttaaggggtccctgttcttcacccaaatttgaaggggaccccattgacgaaaattgaaggggtcctccgaacttttaatgcatactgtacgcaattttttgcgtaagcagaagccctgattaagCCTGACAAACTTCTTCCATAATCTTTAACATTGATTTGAATAACATCTAAATGCCTTTATTTGAATTACATTTAAATGCCTTTTTTAATCTAGATTATAATTTTTCTATTATATCATTTAATGAAAAAGGTATATTATTCTGAATTCTGTTGGAAGCTACATGATGACAACAGTAATGCAATATttctaaaactgtaaaaaatttaGTTAATATTGCTGACaatattatttcttcattttaagcAAATACAATCAACTCCCTCAGTCACCCAAATCAATCTCTTATATAGGTCCGTGCTCACATGAACACACAGATATGAGTTCCAGTGGAATTTTCTTCTGGAACGGTTTCTTATTTTAGTTTCTCGTTAAAGAACAGCATTGTGATGATTTTTCACACACTACATCTTATGTTTAAAACATCTTACCTCTTTCTATTCGTCTTTACTTCAGTCTTTGTGTCTCTAGACGTTTTCGTTGGTATGAGGTAATCGGGGTAACGGAGATAGGATGCTTCACAGTCCAGCTGTCTGAAGACGACCACACCTTGATTCATTGCATGACCTTACACATTTTAACCTACCAGAGTTTGCGTGCCAATGGGTTCACGGAGACCAGAGGTGTATAAAAGCTTTCCAAACAGCGCAATGTGGGACTGGGAGTGGGAAAAGGGGGTGACAAAAATGCGGGCCATTGTCTTTATCAGCTCGACACAAGACACGCCAAAATTATTACTCACATCTTCATAATCACCTTAAGAACCTTCAGTCTACCTATTTTTGAACGCTTCTTTTCAAGGGTTCTGCCTATGTCCCACTTAAGAGCGAAACACATTGTCGCTGATAGTGTATAATGCCTCTCAAGAACTCGCGGTGTACATTTACATGCGGAGATACTAACACCGGAAGTCAGCGTCTGCATGAAAGTTTCGTATAAGCGTGGTGTTCAGTTAACGTGTTCGCATGCTTGACGGATTACCAGTGAACGAATATGAGATaataatctctctttctctctcactctcacgcAAGCACACATACGCAAAAATTTCCTCTTTCGATGATATGTAAGTGGGTGAGTAACATCGTACAGTGTAAAAGCTCGAGGAAATAGGTGTCTTGAGGATAAGCAAGGTGAGATTTACACCGATGTGGATTATGTCTTCATGCTTGCTGGATGCTTCAACTCTTGACAACGTACTCCGTTGCGGTCATATTCGATTCATCAAGCTGTTTTCATATGATATTTCCCAACTGGTTCCGCTACcattcatattttaatatttataacagaGCCGAAAACTTTATGCAAATTGACGAACAAAAAATAGaagttactttttaaaactttattagTCAGGACACGTAAATCATATATAAAAGTCGACAACACTTCATCAATATAACAGTCGGGGAAAGTATTAAGTGACATGATTCGTTACAAATAGGTAAATATTGGTAGCAGAAATCTGCACATACCGAGAATTGTAGGTCGATCTGTATCCTGTATTGTTCTTACCACTCCCGCGTCCCAGGCAGCGGCAAGCCCACCTACAGCACGTCCGTGCCCACAGTGTGTCAATGCAGAGGACTTTTGGTTAATGTTCTTCGTCGACTGATGACTGGTTTGGTTTTCACGAGGGCGCGAGTGACAAATAGTCCACACCTGGACGGGAAGTATGCTATATACAAGTATGCACTTAACCAGAAATGTAACAAGAGCTTCGTCATACAGAGGGTATGTGTACATATGCTCGCTAACGCAATAGTCATTGAGTTTCAACGACGAATAAACTGAGCCAAGAGTACTTGTAGCCGGTGTACATTAAACAAAGACAggtataaaaaaagagagagagagtggagaaaACCTTTAtcgaaagaacaaagaaaacaagatattTAAGTGATGGCTCTGGTAATTCTCATtagattaaatattttgttgtgaacACCTGATCAGTTGTCTTTACTgatttacatattattttgaTCTATTATATAACAATGAAGACTTGGGGATAGATGGTTCGGATTTTGAAAATCCATGAAAAAATTGTATGAAAGAAcagaagaagggaaaaagaCCACCCACACCCTTAAGCTTGCCAACCTTGTAAACTGGACATGCATAAGTTTTCGAGGAATGTAATCAATGAACCTTATTTAAGTAAGCACCACAAATGATagtattatttttcatgttctcTGTGCACTTTTAAAATGTGGTACATAGATTCTGCCACTAACTTAAATAATTTACCTTACCCTGCACACTCATGTATATGGTATTTGGTATATCGATTCATATTTCTAGTATTTCTGTGCCACAAACGTGTTATGTTTGCTGTATCTAATGTGATTATTTTGCACGTTGTGTACAATTTAATCTCTGACATTTGTTACCAACCTGTATAATTTGCTTTGCTTATGTTTTATATTGGACTGTGGTATATCTCTCTTAAATTTTTATGATACCGGCCATCATAATTTGCATTGCCTCATATGCATGTATTGTAGTAGTGTACATCTTTTACATTTGTGTCTCTAACAtgtataatttgctttgtcCCTTATTAAACAGTGtgtacatatctcttgcatttgtataATTTGCTGTTCCTTGTATGAATATATTGCATGCTGTGTACATTCATATCTCTTATGGTCATAATTTTCAGTTctttgaaatataattttctccCTAAATCGAGAAATTTCGTTTATGTGCGGATTATAGTCGTAATTATGTTGCCTGCAAAATGGAacaagaggaatagatagaaaatggaacacaagaaaaaaaaaaaaattactagttTACATGACACATTGATCTTATAACAGTTATGGCAGAAGTTATCATGTGCAGAAGTAGATAAGGAACATCTATAACTACTGTTTATATATTCCTGCTGGAGCCATgtagaaaggaataaaaaagatatTACTATTATTGAACCACCATTTAACCAGTAGCTGACAAAATTTTGTAATGCCAAAGCTTGAAAAGATACGCCTGAAAAAGGTCCACGTGGAAACATTCTACTCGCTATAGAAGCAGTTCGATGAAGTGAATGACCGTTAGCTCTGCTCATCACATTCTCTGTTACTGGAGTACAAGTTGTAATCCTTGAGACGTTCACTTTACTGTTTGCGAGTCTGtattatgcatgcatgcgcaCGATCTGAAACTATAGTAAAGGTATACCGAAATGGCATTTTCGAGGCTGAGTGTGCTCACTTTTCAGAGCAAGCGTTCACACGGCATCCTTGAAATGACGATGTTTTCAATTTGCTCTGCTTggtagattaaaaaaagtttggaaTCAAGTTGTAAAgtttaacataaacattttaataaatcaaaaccaaaacacTGTCAGTGACCTCACTGGAGACAAAATTAGGAGCAGACGTACGTA
This window of the Pomacea canaliculata isolate SZHN2017 linkage group LG4, ASM307304v1, whole genome shotgun sequence genome carries:
- the LOC112562928 gene encoding cell wall integrity and stress response component 2-like, encoding MDCTCFDLVGFAAQGQIQLNLKLLFINLLLWAACHPQLALNSAAQTLQSAQHEEELSPTLVLQSSLLPDVFFVDKFNPTAQTHFSHVGPSLDSLINTPASDFPDAASQSTTFTLSLTKEFYLESSEKTLFPVSASFIDSVADTPRWISPSLYETSGLPPFETPAKVFNIASPTDIVSSSDSILESIESSYQILTLSSSSLLRTPSPVYKVSDLTSQTSDNFSRFLSSPMSVHWTSKLLDINATVVISSSSEHIIPSRAEETTPADWPSSASLITSLPPGNLSCAQGGDDCEEVNEGLDDGVRLKVIIGVVCGAAALVLLLVVLIGFLFRRRGKMSSGSKIDLSSYWDDSVTLSYINGHADIPKDNADEMISLDNDSFLNSLDSMSFTNMWTTDTAKHTNF